From a region of the Daphnia pulicaria isolate SC F1-1A chromosome 1, SC_F0-13Bv2, whole genome shotgun sequence genome:
- the LOC124314822 gene encoding solute carrier family 22 member 5-like → MAIEDFDDILPHIGSFGPFQKRILLLSLPVNYFLAVVYMAQIYQTLTPEHWCSVPELSHLEPSERRNLSIPLETRDGELVYSRCRMFDVNFTQEGATVDVTQGRNLSWPTKPCSAVDGWDYDLSGGMYHTIVSESNWVCEDDWRANFAQAMFFAGAIVGSLLFGLLADWYGRLPVLVLSNVLACVAGVATGFCRGFVDFVVCRFLVGMAYDLHYMMMYIILMEYVSPEKRTIVGNIPLAVFLTLGAGSLPWIAYALADWRLFSIVTSAPIGAIVVAWWLVPESARWLVLKGKTDKTMETLRKCARINNKTVDPSVYEEFQAATKRTYQLEKDNPTNWMDLFRSSKMRQRFLIITLTWMVITVVYDGYVRSLAILPYSVFITNSVAGALELPADLVPVVTLDRLGRRWTLMMALGLAGLAGIATGLVPQSSAMLMTLLAMASRFFITIAMNTGLQYTVELIPTQLRGQGTGVVHITGHGATFFAPFILYLSTYYKTLPYIVLGALSVFGGLVCLLLPETANQNLPESVADAEHFGADQSFFQMPCLSKRRERQQRLNDVEDVAVVKRSLPSFGSAAVGGRIASPARQYVKDLSDPMFTGIGSAKLDRQQQQQTVPRRQEEHQPADGWQNEAFATDDISWEKLQTTRL, encoded by the exons ATGGCCATTGAAGACTTTGATGACATTCTCCCCCACATTGGCAGTTTCGGTCCGTTCCAGAAGAGGATCCTCCTGCTGTCTCTACCAGTCAACTATTTCCTGGCCGTCGTCTACATGGCTCAGATTTACCAGACTCTG ACGCCGGAGCACTGGTGTTCCGTACCTGAACTGAGCCACCTGGAGCCGTCGGAGCGTCGCAATTTGTCTATTCCGCTGGAGACGCGTGACGGTGAGCTGGTCTACAGCCGATGTCGCATGTTTGATGTCAACTTCACTCAA GAGGGAGCGACGGTGGACGTGACACAAGGACGTAATTTGTCCTGGCCAACCAAGCCGTGCTCGGCCGTCGACGGATGGGATTACGACTTGAGTGGCGGAATGTACCACACCATCGTCTCCGAG AGTAATTGGGTTTGCGAAGACGATTGGCGAGCCAATTTCGCCCAGGCCATGTTCTTCGCCGGCGCCATCGTCGGCAGTCTCCTCTTTGGTCTATTGGCCGACTGGTATGGCCGGCTGCCCGTCCTGGTGCTGAGCAACGTGCTGGCCTGCGTAGCGGGCGTGGCCACGGGATTTTGCCGAGGATTCGTCGATTTCGTCGTCTGCCGCTTCCTCGTCGGAATGGCCTACGATCTCCATTACAT gATGATGTACATAATCC TGATGGAGTACGTCAGCCCGGAGAAGAGGACGATAGTGGGCAACATTCCGTTGGCCGTCTTCTTGACGCTGGGCGCCGGAAGCCTTCCGTGGATCGCTTACGCCCTGGCGGATTGGCGTCTCTTTTCCATCGTCACATCGGCACCCATTGGTGCTATCGTCgtggcttggtggctggtgcccGAATCCGCACGATGGCTCGTTCTCAAGGGGAAAACTGATAAGACGATGGAAACACTCCGCAAATGCGCCCGCATCAACAACAAGACGGTCGATCCATCCGTTTACGaggaatttcaa GCGGCCACCAAGAGGACTTACCAGCTGGAAAAGGACAATCCCACCAATTGGATGGATCTCTTCCGCTCGTCGAAAATGCGCCAACGCTTTCTCATCATCACACTAACTTG GATGGTGATTACGGTTGTTTATGACGGCTACGTCCGCTCTTTGGCCATTTTACCTTACAGCGTTTTCATCACCAACAGTGTGGCTGGAGCCCTGGAATTGCCGGCTGATCTGGTGCCGGTCGTCACGCTCGATCGACTGGGCAGAAGATGGACACTTATGATGGCCCTTGGCCTGGCCGGATTGGCCGGCATAGCCACCGGACTCGTTCCCCAGA GTTCGGCCATGTTGATGACCCTGCTGGCCATGGCCAGCCGCTTCTTTATCACCATCGCCATGAACACGGGCCTCCAGTACACGGTCGAGCTCATTCCGACCCAGTTGCGCGGGCAAGGCACTGGCGTCGTCCACATCACTGGGCATGGCGCCACATTCTTCGCTCCCTTCATTCTCTATCTG AGCACCTACTACAAGACCCTGCCCTACATCGTCCTGGGAGctctgtctgtttttggtgGACTCGTCTGCCTTCTTCTACCCGAAACGGCCAACCAGAATCTGCCCGAGTCGGTGGCCGACGCCGAACATTTCGGAGCCGATCAATCCTTCTTCCAAATGCCCTGCCTCTCCAA GCGGAGGGAGCGTCAACAAAGATTGAACGACGTCGAGGACGTAGCTGTTGTCAAAAGAAGTTTGCCGTCGTTTGGTTCTGCTGCTGTGGGCGGTAGGATCGCCAGCCCCGCTCGTCAATACGTCAAGGACCTGTCAGATCCAATGTTTACGGGAATCGGGAGCGCCAAACTcgaccgacaacaacaacagcaaactgTTCCCCGTAGACAGGAGGAGCATCAACCGGCTGATGGATGGCAGAATGAAGCTTTCGCTACCGACGATATTTCTTGGGAAAAGCTTCAAACCACTCGATTGTGA